CTGCGGCCATCGAGTTGAGGTGCATGGGGCGGGACGTTACGGTTTTTGAAAAGCATCCCTACCCGCGCCACAAAGTTTGCGGGGAGTACCTGTCGGCCGAAGTACTTCCGTATCTGGAATCCGTCGGGGTGGACATCTCGGACGCCCCCCGGATTACCCGCCTGCGGCTCCAGTCCGAAAGAGGCAGGCCGGTATTTGCCGATCTGCCGCTTGGGGGGCTGGGCATCAGCAGGTATGCGTTGGACCACCGGCTCTGCGAGGCGGCTTCCGGGCTGGGTGTCCGCCTGCGGTTTGAAACCATTCGGGAAATCAACCCCGGGGAAACAGGCAGCTCGCTGCGTACGGATGCAGGAAATTATCGGGCCGGTCGCATCCTGGCCACCTGGGGCAAACGGAGCAACCTGGACCGGCAGCAAGACCGGCCGTTTTTTGCAAGAAAATCCCAATGGATGGCGATTAAAAACCATTACCAGGCCGATTATCCATCCGACCAGGTGGGGCTCTATACTTTTCGCGGGGGGTATGGCGGTTTGTCGGTTACGGAAACCGGAGCCCTCAATTTTTGTTTCCTGATCCGCCAGAAACGATTCGCGTATTATAATTCACCGGAAACCTGCGCAAAAGAAATTATTGCAGCGCACCCCGGGTTGCGGGAGGCGTTAGGGGAGGCGAAACCATTGTTTTCACGTCCATTGGCCATTTCACAGATCTCCTTTGACGCCAAGAAGCGCCACAGGAACCAGGTATTATTTGCCGGGGATGCTGCGCAGCTGATCCACCCCTTAACCGGCAATGGTATGGCGATGGCTATCCTGGGGGGCAGGATGCTGGCCCGGCAACTCGGACAACAGGCGGGTGTCCCAGGCCCCGGAAATGGGGTGGCGAATGAAGATTATTCAGGGAAATGGGATACCGCTTTCAGGGGT
This genomic window from Robiginitalea biformata HTCC2501 contains:
- a CDS encoding NAD(P)/FAD-dependent oxidoreductase, giving the protein MEFTEIAIAGGGLAGLTAAIELRCMGRDVTVFEKHPYPRHKVCGEYLSAEVLPYLESVGVDISDAPRITRLRLQSERGRPVFADLPLGGLGISRYALDHRLCEAASGLGVRLRFETIREINPGETGSSLRTDAGNYRAGRILATWGKRSNLDRQQDRPFFARKSQWMAIKNHYQADYPSDQVGLYTFRGGYGGLSVTETGALNFCFLIRQKRFAYYNSPETCAKEIIAAHPGLREALGEAKPLFSRPLAISQISFDAKKRHRNQVLFAGDAAQLIHPLTGNGMAMAILGGRMLARQLGQQAGVPGPGNGVANEDYSGKWDTAFRGRLLSGRALQWLLTRSRMTDVLVRMAGSFPGLLPLIVSKTHGPPVHP